Proteins encoded within one genomic window of Episyrphus balteatus chromosome 1, idEpiBalt1.1, whole genome shotgun sequence:
- the LOC129909906 gene encoding protein-L-histidine N-pros-methyltransferase-like: MRERLEKRNFTIIDKITNIQNVPLVACLNVLDRCIDPYELLQDIYNVLAPNGRVVIALVLPYVHYVEFNTSHLPIRPLMAHWPDKAKQFSFEAEAMMFFEMLENFGFKVESWTKAPYLCEGDLRQSFYWLIDLVVVLSKKRPLMAHWPDKAKQFSFEAEAMMFFEMLENFGFKVESWTKAPYLCEGDLRQSFYWLIDLVVVLSKK, encoded by the exons ATGCGCGAAAGACtggaaaaacgaaatttcacaATCATCGATAAAATAACCAACATTCAAAATGTTCCccttgttgcttgtttaaacGTATTGGACAGATGCATCGATCCTTATGAACTGTTACAAGATATCTACAACGTTCTAGCTCCAAATGGACGAGTAGTAATAGCCCTAGTATTGCCATATGTTCATTATGTTGAATTCA ATACCTCGCATTTGCCAATACGACCACTCATGGCACATTGGCCAGACAAAGCTAAGCAGTTCTCATTCGAAGCTGAAGCAATGATGTTCTTTGAGATGCTAGAGAACTTTGGCTTTAAGGTAGAATCGTGGACTAAGGCACCATATTTGTGTGAAGGAGATCTTAGGCAGTCTTTTTACTGGCTAATTGATCTCGTTGTTGTTCTGTCAaagaaa CGACCACTCATGGCACATTGGCCAGACAAAGCTAAGCAGTTCTCATTCGAAGCTGAAGCAATGATGTTCTTTGAGATGCTAGAGAACTTTGGCTTTAAGGTAGAATCGTGGACTAAGGCACCATATTTGTGTGAAGGAGATCTTAGGCAGTCTTTTTACTGGCTAATTGATCTCGTTGTTGTTCTGTCAaagaaataa
- the LOC129905341 gene encoding protein-L-histidine N-pros-methyltransferase-like: MRERLEKRNFTIIDKITNIQNVPLVACLNVLDRCIDPYELLQDIYNVLAPNGRVVIALVLPYVHYVEFNTSHLPIRPLMAHWPDKAKQFSFEAEAMMFFEMLENFGFKVESWTKAPYLCEGDLRQSFYWLIDLVVVLSKK; encoded by the exons ATGCGCGAAAGACtggaaaaacgaaatttcacaATCATCGATAAAATAACCAACATTCAAAATGTTCCccttgttgcttgtttaaacGTATTGGACAGATGCATCGATCCTTATGAACTGTTACAAGATATCTACAACGTTCTAGCTCCAAATGGACGAGTAGTAATAGCCCTAGTATTGCCATATGTTCATTATGTTGAATTCA ATACCTCGCATTTGCCAATACGACCACTCATGGCACATTGGCCAGACAAAGCTAAGCAGTTCTCATTCGAAGCTGAAGCAATGATGTTCTTTGAGATGCTAGAGAACTTTGGCTTTAAGGTAGAATCGTGGACTAAGGCACCATATTTGTGTGAAGGAGATCTTAGGCAGTCTTTTTACTGGCTAATTGATCTCGTTGTTGTTCTGTCAaagaaataa
- the LOC129905340 gene encoding protein-L-histidine N-pros-methyltransferase-like has product MNIHRPRGTLARAIFEKVHNDQYLDEYDTRLWYRLVHKLPDNFQSKFVPLDQPDDTTVDWLEKAKELSANIWIQLWHTLARTILQFFMTQTDINGFLKRGSMFILSDNQFEKLLKAGNFDIQNFLSDGYQTVDILDIGAGDGEISVRLIDSVIKLNKDAKVRVYATETSWTMRERLEKRNFTIIDKITNIQNVPLVACLNVLDRCIDPYELLQDIYNVLAPNGRVVIALVLPYVHYVEFNTSHLPIRPLMAHWPDKAKQFSFEAEAMMFFEMLENFGFKVESWTKAPYLCEGDLRQSFYWLIDLVVVLSKK; this is encoded by the exons ATGAATATTCATCGCCCGCGTGGAACTTTAGCTAGAgctatatttgaaaaagttcacAATGATCAGTATCTTGATGAATACGATACACGATTG TGGTACCGATTAGTACACAAACTTCCAGACAACTTTCAATCAAAATTCGTGCCTCTCGATCAACCAGATGATACTACTGTTGATTGGCTTGAAAAAGCTAAAGAACTGTCTGCCAATATTTGGATACAACTATGGCACACTCTAGCAAGAACAATTTTACAGTTCTTTATGACTCAAACTGATATTAATGGATTTCTGAAGCGTGGCTCGATGTTTATTTTATCGGACAACCAGtttgaaaaacttctaaaaGCAGGAAATTTTGATATCCAAAATTTTCTCTCAGATGGATATCAAACT GTTGATATTCTGGATATAGGAGCTGGTGATGGAGAAATTTCAGTGCGTTTAATTGATTCTGTGATAAAACTTAACAAAGATGCCAAAGTACGAGTATACGCAACAGAAACAAGCTGGACAATGCGCGAAAGACtggaaaaacgaaatttcacaATCATCGATAAAATAACCAACATTCAAAATGTTCCccttgttgcttgtttaaacGTATTGGACAGATGCATCGATCCTTATGAACTGTTACAAGATATCTACAACGTTCTAGCTCCAAATGGACGAGTAGTAATAGCCCTAGTATTGCCATATGTTCATTATGTTGAATTCA ATACCTCGCATTTGCCAATACGACCACTCATGGCACATTGGCCAGACAAAGCTAAGCAGTTCTCATTCGAAGCTGAAGCAATGATGTTCTTTGAGATGCTAGAGAACTTTGGCTTTAAGGTAGAATCGTGGACTAAGGCACCATATTTGTGTGAAGGAGATCTTAGGCAGTCTTTTTACTGGCTAATTGATCTCGTTGTTGTTCTGTCAaagaaataa